The window TGGTTTTCTCCTGTGTCGATCCCCGCCTCCGATCTCCAGGACAGACTTCGACAAGGTCCTTGCGAGGCAGAGACCGACGGTGAGCAAGGCGGAGCTGGGAGTGTATACAAGGTTCACCAAAGAGTTTGGGGAGGAGGGCTGAATTTTACGTACACCCAGGATTTTACGTTCTGTAAATGTTGCCATACGATTACTGACTTGAACATTTATAGGCCTGTATAGCTTTGTGAAGTCATAGCAATTCTTCTTGTACATGCTTGTTGGTTAAAAGCATCAGAAATTGATTAGACAAAACAGTAGATTTTGCTGATACTACTCACTCATGGGCACCTGCTGTCAACGGTATCAGATGGTACTTTCACTAAGACATATTCTCTACTTACAAACACCGTTAGGCCTACATGCATCATATTCCTGTGACATACAAACTTGCTGCAAAGACAATGTCACGCTTGATTGCGTTGGACGCGATCTCCATTTTCTTGTACAAAGCAGAGTTACCCATTATGGAAGCCGCATTCCTGAACTCCCTACATGTTTCATCCAACCGCACAATTGTTCTTACAATCAGCCCTTCAGATACATCTGTCAGCTCACATATGTCCGCGAAAGGCGTTCCCTGCACATCGACGCGGCAGAAAAAGACTTAGAATTTTACACCCATGACCCATCCCACAGAAAGAGTTCCTACCAAGATGTGTGTAGTGATAATACCTTTGCCCATTCGTAGACAACCTCAACAAGACCAAACTTGAGATTATCACGTGCATACTCTTCAGGATCCACAGGCACCTCGTGCCTCTTTTGGAGCTGTCCTAAGTTGATTGCCGTGTCATAGAGCCTAATACGGAGACAGAGAGAAGAACAAAAGGTACTTGAGGTATGTATCATGTAAGCAAGCAATTACACCCTCTGTTCGTTAGTACTTGCAACGTTACCAGGTCCAAGACACAAGGTGCGCTGGAGAGATAAGCACTAGAAGCAGGCAAGAAAAAGAAACTAACCTCTTTTTGGCATCAGCCAGTTTCGGAGTGAGAGATGGTTCTGACGCGTTCCGTTGTTGGAAAACAAATGCAGACATAATAGCCACAGCTTCTTCAGGTTCTAATTCATCCAACTGATTCTCAAATAAACACTCTGTTGATATTAACTCTTCACCAGAGTTCATTTCACATGCCACTCGGCCcttaagttgcacaacaagatcggAATCGATGTAATGGATCTCCTTTAGTACATCGATCTGCACACATGGAAAAATAAAATTGTTGTAACAGAAATCTTAAAGGGTCAAAATATTAATTGAGGTGCATGTGGTCCACACTCCAAGAAATGATATTTCCCTCTTGATATCCTGGTAGTGGCCTTTTGAGCAATCCACGGTAACTAATCAACTATGACAGTTCCCCAACACAAACATGTGTAACTGGACCACTCCGCATGCCAATTATGATATTCTGTTTGGACTGAGCCTACATAAACACATTCCATGAAAAAAAAACTAGCCTCATGATTTATACAGTAGGATAGAAACCAAAAACCTCATGTGCAGACCCAGATCAGAAATGATTGGACAACTTAGGAAATTTTAAGCTTCCCAATCCCCTTGGATTTTGTTGTGCCAGAAATAATAGATATGGTTGCTTAAGGAACTTACTTTTTTTCTAATCTACCCACAAGAACAAGAAAAAATATGTAAAGTCTTACTCTGCCTTGAAACTGTGGCATCTGCTGAAGTGCCTCATCAGACATTTGGTATTTCAGTTGATCCAGCTCATCCTTGTGCACCTTTTGATCCTTCATCATTGACTTATGTTCCTTCAATTTTATACAACCATGGCACTTGTTTTTAGACATTTGTTCCAGTAGGTTGTTATGTGCATGATATCTTTTAACTTGATCCATGTCTTTCATTTTTAGGTCTGCATTGCATCGAAAATGAACAAGTTAAAACAGTTGATAAATCAAGTGCAGGAAGTggaaaaaaagggcagcccggtgcatgtagctcccgcttgcgcagggtcggggaagggtccgaccactttgggtcgaaAATGAACAAGTTAAAACAGTTGATAAATCAAGTGCAGGAAGTGGAACAAAGCATTAAAAGATTATTGAGCTCTTTCCAATCGAAAGAAACGCCTAAATAAATCCACATCGGTTAGGTAAATCATCAAATGCTGATGTTACATCAGGGAACTCAAGACAAGTTCTACTGTACTAATAAGATAGTGAAAATTAAGAGTTATATGATCACATTTTGTTTGCCTTATCCTAGTTGCAACTTCAATAATTCTTGCTCATTCAAGTCTCTCTAGCACAAACACCTTAGGAGTTAAGGAAAGTATAAGCCATAAAAACACGTACACCATAGCCCTGTAACTTATTCTACTTACAAGATTGACTATAAATGAATTGGAACATACTAGATGAACACAATAATCAGCATGCAGATAAGGTCTTTTTTCTAATCTGATTTGACCTTTAATGGAATAGCACAAGATTTCATATGGCAGTTTAGCCATCGCAGAATATCTGTACCTTTTATTGCATCTAGCGCAGGAGGGTACTTTCCATCTGTCTGCTCTTTAATAAGCATTTGAACTGTTTTAGCGTAAGCTGTTTTGCTAATGTCTTCAAGGAGTCCGACTTGATCAATCTTTATTTTGCTTGTACATATACTAATAATCTCTTTATTCTCCACAGCTCTTACTTCAAAACCCATTCCAGATGCGTCCCCCGTGTATGGTAGCTTTATATTGATAACACCTGAACTTTTTCGTGTTCTAGAGGAAGAGAAAAAATCATCATCCATGCCACGTTTTCCTTTCGGCGGGATAATAAAATATCCTTGAGAATCCCCTGGTCCCTTCTCATTTTGACTGGATAAATTAGGGGCTAGTGCAGATGAAGTGCAATCACCGGTCAGTACAAGAACAACATACTGCTTTAGTGTAGCGGATGGATTTTTCACGATTACACCAAGCAAGTGATCATCATCCTGTCATATAACATACAGATTATAATGCGGGAAAGATGCCACTGTTGTGCCAGTAACCATTTGTAATAAAAGTAGGAGAAATAAGTAAGCACAAGGCACCGCTTTATCCTCAAGCCTACTGTGGTTTATCAGAATCCATGGTAGAAGCGTAGAAAAGATGtttcaatattagaacctatatgaAATCAAGTAGATTAAATGGGTGATGTCTAGAAGGAACAAAGAACCGATTTAATTAAGGTACAAGTGAGGACCGAACCCAAGCTGTCTATCCCACCAACCATGGTGCTAGCCAGTAAGCCCCTGGATGACCTCTCAAATTCGATTCATTATATAGAAGTGACAGACTTCTTGCGTCGAATCAAATAAATTACATAGAAGTGCCACAAGAAGTCAACAGTTAATGTAGCTAGCTTAAAATGGCTGGTCAAAGTTCTTATCATTCAAACTGGAGGTGCTGAGAAAGAAGCTCAAAGGTGGTAAGCTAATTGGGGTCCAACAGAAATTTAGTTCAGTTTTGAATCAAGAAGATGCAGATATCAAGCTTAATTTCAAACACAAGACTGAATTTGGGCCAAGCTCAACTCCAGTACGCTACTTGTGTGTATACCCATTTCTCCCCTTGGGATGGGATCCTTATTTGTTTAATAAAAGGTCGCAAAATCGAATTCTTATTTGTGACAGGTGTAAACAAAAAATCGTTGAAAGGATGAACAGCAAAAATAAAGCATGCGTAAAATGCAACCCAATAGAATGAATACATACAGATTTGGCTTTAACAACCACCAATCTTCCAGGCGCAAGGAACTGCTGAGTAGTGTGCAACTGCATAATTGCTTCTGTGACAAATTCCCTGTGTTCTTCGGCTTCTAGAAACATATCGTAATATTCTTCAATAGAAGGCTCTCCTTTTATGCACCTGATGATTTAAGAATGAATTTAATAGATTATGATGCAGATAGGATAATAAATAAGAAAGCCCCAAAAAGGCCCAACGAATGATTGTTAACAAGGTTGTTAACAAGGAGGAAAAAGACTGAACCGCGCCAAGTAGGAGTAAAACCTACGAACTTCTGCATAGGAAACAAACACTCTATCCACTGAGCTGTATGTTTATTTGTTTATTAACTGTATATAAAAGAAAATACCAGTACCAAACATATCAGCTTAGCATTTGATAACATCCAAAGATCTCACAGAGGACTGATTCTTATGATATGAGCACTGGATCAACCCAACTGTACATCTAGTCCTGCAAGGTGCTGCAGAAAATGACTATATTGCCACACTCCCATCCTTTTGGGGGCTAGATGCACAGTTCATGACTGGGAGCCTGGGAGGTAGAGGACTAAGTAAATAAATGTCTGCATTTCTGTAACTACGGTTTTTTTTATCGTTTTTATCTTCTGTAACCAAGTCCAACCGACTACTCCAAGATTTGGTTATAAGATATTAGTGCGTATTTACTCATTTGCCAACTTGGACAGACGAACAAAGATTAGTCCTCTAGAAATAGATGGTCGTTTTTGCATATCCAAAAAATGAGACTAGATCAACACATTTGCCAACTACGGTATTTTCTATCACATCTTTGTAGTGCCAATTACTCTAAAGCTGTGCTGCGTCTATTCTACCAAGGGTTGTAGTTCCACAAATTAGATACCCAACCCATAAATTAAACATGAGTGCAAGAATATCAAATATTGGCACCAACCGTATTAATACAATTTGGTAAAGAAGGGTTGATGTCTCACTCGATTGTCTTTGTAGGTTGACGTAGCATTTGCAGAAGCAGCTTTTCCTTCTGAGGCAAATCCTTTTGTGCATGGAATTCTGCGAAACTTCTCTTAAGCATGTCCTCCACCTACAAGACAATGCATCTGTGAAGGATATCCCGTTTCCTCTGGAACATTTTAAAAAGAGCATAGTGGCACACATCGATCTAAGACATAGTCACGCCCTCTGTAGGGCCTTTTCGCCTTGGGCATTGTTCTTTCCATGAAATACATCAAGACGCATTCTAGCGTCTCCCAAAACAAAAAATATATACTGATAGTAAAGTCAGTATGCCTAggagaaaagaaaattaaacttaaCAAATTTCTATCATGTATTGAGTATTACCATGGAAATTAAGCAGACTGCAAGTCAAGAAATTTAGTTGAATACATGAGTCGATTTTGTGCTTGTATGTATGGCTGGGTGCTTCCACTGTGTCAGGCATTCAAACATACCTCGAGATTTGTGCACATGCTCTCATGATATATTTGTGGTAAGAGAATGTGCGCAGATCTCAATGCACATCCAATGGTAGAGAGATAATGGGGGCACCCACCCATGCCAGGTACAAGGTGTTACCCCCGAATACAGACTCTCTGGTCAACATATTTATCAAAACATGGATATACTGTGTTTTAACAAGTAAATAACCTGAGTTGAGCAGTGCAGCTGTTAGGAATAGCAACTTGTATTCTCATGAGGCCATAGCCAGTATACAGGCAAAGAAAAAATGCACTAAACCCCTTAAAACAATAGGGATATCAGACAGCTAATATATACATGTCTAACAGAAGCAAGAGCAACATATATTTCTAGCTTATTTCAGTTTTTGGTCTATAATTCAAACATATATATTTGCAATGCATGTGCTTAAGCGCCGATAAGCTCAAGAAAGAAGATTGTATATAAGAGGAAATAAGCTGATTTGAGCAGTTTAGCAAGAGGGACATATATGTCGAGTTTATGTTGCAATTTTGAGTATCCAGAGTTGAAAGTTGAAACATATATATTTCAGAGCATGTGCATCTGCCCCATGAGCTCGAGAAATTGAAAGATGGTTGGCCACACGAAATACACCCACATCTAAATACAAAACTTACTCAAATAACATGGCTGAGCAGGAAACTTTTCTAATCGACAGTGAGAGGTATACCTTAAGTTCCTCCACACGTAGAAGATGTAGTATCATAGTGTATGTTAGTCGAAACTGAGATTCCAGTCGAGTTGGTTTTCCAACAAGAAGATTTTTCAAATCACTTTCTTCAGGAATTTCATCGCGGCACATCATTATCACTGTACCTATGGTATCTAGTCCTCTCCTACCAGCTCGTCCAGCCATTTGAATATACTCCCCTGGAAGTAACCTTCGATGTTCCTTCCCATCAAACTTCCTTAAAGTATCAAACACAACCTGTTGAATTTGCAAGGTTTAGTCGGAGACACAGAGCAGTTTATCAGAATCTTGGGCTTAAAAGGCATGGTAAGCTCAAACATATAAACTAAGCATGAGCAACAATTAGCTTGATTCCAAATGGCGCACAGAAATAAGAAAAAACACTATGTGCATCAGCCTGACTACATTTATGTTTGCACGAACTAAACACTGGACATTATGTGTAACTGTCAACAGCAAACTGCAAAATATATTTAGAGAAAGAAACCTGTCAATCAATGTTGGCAAGATACTAACAATACATTAAAATTGGTCTAGTCCAAAGCATATTCAACAGAAGTGACCTGCAAACCATAATACAATCACTAGATATTATTGCCCCAAACTCCCGACACACATGCCAAGACAAAAAATTGACAGTTATATCCCAAATCTCAGCGAGGTGAGTGTTAAGTGGTGACTACTTCATGCTTCCCACATGAATAAATCGAAGGACTCCCAAGGTTCTGAACTATAAAACATAACAAAATGACCATTAGCACCTCTCTACAATTAGAATTAATTGCAGAGATATAGCAGTTACCAGCCAGAATAAATGATGTTAGTTTACACTAAGTATAAGGTATGCATCATTAGCACATTGCAGTCAATTCGAAAAATGACGAGACAATTGATCGGTTTCATTACCATAGTTCAAATATACAAATATAAGAAAAACTACAAGTGGGTCGACCATGCTTAGTTTAAGTATAATAGCAATATGAAGTCTGAACACAAGATAGAGAAACACTGAAACCCTCCGTATGAgagaagaaacaaaaaagaactcACCGTTCTTGCAGGAGCATTAACACCCATTGCAAATGTCTCAGTGGAAAACAGTACCTGCAACGAGTTTAAGCAAGTCAAATGGTTGCCACTCAGTTAATTTATAAAGTATAACTGCAGCAGCACATGCTATTTTAAAATATAACTGTTTAGCTAGTAGCTGACAACACTGTTGTTTGAACCGAACAACCATTTCACTGTTAGCTCACTCAAGCTAAACACCTTGTGCCCATGATACTGATTCGGCAATGATTATTCGAGCACAGTGCACAActgccaactactccctccgttcggaattactcgtccaagaaatgaatgtatctagatgtattttagttgtagatacatccatttttgtggcaagtaattccgaacggagggagtagtagccaCTACTCACTAGTAAGCATTTATAGTTTTATACTTTGTTTACATCTAGCAAATACCCTACATACAACATATGGACTGTCCATGAATGTTTCCCTTTCAAGAAGTGCAACTACTAAGACAAAAAGTAGATAGATGACAATGGAGAAGTAGTTAATCCTGGTTAGCTTAGTACATAAGTTTCTAACATGTAACTGAAAGACGAAAAGAGAAGTCCAGTTTACCctcacaagtactccctccgtcccaaaataagtgtcttgacctTAGTacaacttattttgggacggagggagtataatacttGGCGCACTTAAACCTCTCAACTATCAAACCTGACATCTGATCTTCCCAGCTTCCAAAACCAGTGCAGAAAACCCTTTAGAGCGGTTTCGCGAGAGACTGCACAGCCATGTCAGGACCCCACATGGACACATGGCATCATGTTCCACTCACTCTCTTCAGGCGAGAGACACCATTGGAGACGCTCGGAAAATCAGCTGGGAGGAAGAGTATAACGCTAGTTGGCAGTATTTGAGATGAGCTCAGCTCCATGTGAGCAGCAGACCTGCACCACCGGACTTGAGACACAAGCAGCATACGGACAATCATTATCAGCTCCAGATCCACGCAGGGGTTGAGGAGATGATTCCACCATGCCATGGCACACGGGAGCGTCATCCTGCTCCGAGTCAGTGCAGAGTGTGGCAAGCTCTGGAAGGCATGGAGGAGCATGCGGCCATCGAGTAAGGAGGTGATGGCTAACAAAGAGGACCAGGTGGCGGTGGCCAGCAAGggtaggatatatatatatatatatagagagagagagagagggcgggaggaggaagaagatgacatGCGGGGCCATGATGGTGTGGTTGTCCAATATTCTAACCTATCCACGTTGGAGCTCCATGTGTTCAAAATCGCTGCAACCATGAAAACACCACCATGCAAAACCACCATAGAGGGTTATTTCCACCAATTTTTAATGTTAGGAAGGTCAGACCTCAGATTTCAGGTTTTATAGTTGACAGTGTTAAGTGCGTTAGGCACTATACTAAGGGGTTTGCGGACCAGAGTGAACCTTTTCCAATGATGAAATATCAGTTAGATGTTTGAAGCTTAACCTTGATCACACCGCGACAAAACAGCATCTCAACTACTTCTTTCACAATAGGAAGAAGCCCAGCATGGTGAACTCCAATTCCTCTTCGCAGAAGGCTTTGTATTCCTACGACCTAACAAAGATGTCAAAATCTATAGCATCAAAACAAAGTTAAGCTAACCAGTCAAAAACTTTGCTACTGGATAACCTGAGGAAGGTTCCTGTCGGATCCTTTGAGGCGCGAAAAGGCCTTATCACAGAAGACACGGATTTCGCTTTTATCAGAACTACTGGTGAGATCAGCACCAAACATGCTATCTGCTGACCTATCACacctgttctttgagaagcaaaaaATTACCACCTGCAGAAGAACCATAGAAATGATCAGAAAAGGTCATGTCAAatgttaagtactccctccgtccgaaaaagcttgtcacaAGCTTGTctttcaaatggatgtatctagcactaatttgatgctagatacatacatttgagggacaagcttattCGGCGGAGGGAGTAATATACAATAGATAAAGGAAAATTATGTTCATGACCAAAAAAATGATAAGACAAATTGTTATTCTACAATGGAGTATTAGGTTCAGAATGCAAAATGAAAAGTAACATTTCAAAGCAGAAGAACATGAGGTCCAAAGAACTTGTCGTGAAATAAAACATGGAGAGAGATGTCAAAAGCAATCTTTCTCACATACAGGCACAAGTGATTTCTTCAAAAGGTTATTTATAAGCGGCATCCAGAATGAAGACTCAGATCTCCTTGACCCTGAGGTGCTTTGCTGAATTGCTGCTGCTCCTGAATTGGTTTGGTGGTGCTTTGGGTGCTTCTGATCTCTCCCTTTACTAGACGTGTCTGGATTTCTGCCTTGAGTTCCAGCACGTACTGCAGGAGTTCCTGATTTTGTTCCAGGTTTCGCTCCAAACTTGTTTGCATTTTTCATTTTGAAAGCGTCCTTGGCGTCTCTAAATCCTTGAGCAAGAAATATATCCTTCTCACATACTTTGTATACCTCTCCAGAGTAGAACAGGCAATGCTCGAGGGGAACGGGCCTTTTGTTGGTCCTGGTGAAATATAGTGGTCATACGGTGATGCAAATTGTGATATGATGAAGTATATGTTGAAAGAGATTAAGAACAGGAAGCATGTTATGACAAAAGTGCAGTTAAGAATGTAAAATTACACTGTAAGGCGCTGAATTATTTAATCTCACCTAGAGCCCAATATTGTCGAAGCTCCTACACTGTCCAATTAATTGCAACCAAGCTAAAAAGGTATCTTGTGTTATGCCCCCCACATCGGGGAAGGGCAAATTGTTAAAAAATACCCCTCCTTAGGGAAAAATGAGAGGGCAAGAAGCAGAACTCAGCTCCCACTATAAGCATGTCAAAGGAACGCGGTACCCGGACCGTTTCCTCTAGCTACTCAACTCCATCCTGTGTAATTCAACTCCTCCCTCTATCTCTCTGAGTGTATTTGCATTCTCTCTCAGCCTCTCAGGGACAAATACACACTTGCGATAGGCAAATGTTTAACCCCAAATGACACATTTTGTTCCACTGAAAGATGAATCAAATAGATAACAAGCTAATCATGCAAGCCACTACCACCTGAATTATCTCCATGATCCACGCGGCCAGGCCCTCACAAATTACTGCTCAATTAAACCACATGAAGGTGACTAACATAGCATGTGTACGTAATATCCTCAGATGTGTGTGCATGTTGATTACTTCTCCGGGATCCAAGCGTGCATCTCCTCATCCATACTACTAGCTAGCAAGTTTTAGTAGGCGTAGACCATTAATAGGTCATATGACATGTTATTAATTTATTATACATCATGATTAGCTTATATGCTTATACCAACAGAAACAATTATCAAGATTTTTATTGCACAAAATACTAT is drawn from Triticum dicoccoides isolate Atlit2015 ecotype Zavitan chromosome 6B, WEW_v2.0, whole genome shotgun sequence and contains these coding sequences:
- the LOC119325244 gene encoding DExH-box ATP-dependent RNA helicase DExH11-like — its product is MDDLTPSPVSEVPFRISFSGHGGHLRLDPTPHTPNPVPDFVLPPAYPPESPSSVKEYLEANYLNPELYVPTAANDGRVWDVDWFDLARPPLEPSAPRTMLVPAWEPPFRRRSSSTSEQQVWDPETVQMEMSQVFDSGTGGMVPRMPGPAKDFVRGRVNSRPFRPGGLQDDAAEAAALEKAFPEGARNGDWVRELMSGGPALNAPPGFPKGLDLGQLKEYNSHWKCFREGEHVEEQPASSSNDSTDKYSVQFDDLFKIAWEEDDVNIVPHEDDGEQLAGDEGTNDVNERKVDKLQDASETLTMAETDKQEANVRGDVSEAQTDLDKMLSSEVKDARGETSGLVDDKPAQEGTDWALVVGDNSIVTNFHKLVPDMAIEYPFELDKFQKEAIYYLEKGESVFVAAHTSAGKTVVAEYAFALASKHCTRAVYTAPIKTISNQKYRDFCGKFDVGLLTGDVSIRPEATCLIMTTEILRSMLYRGADIIRDIEWVIFDEVHYVNDAERGVVWEEVIIMLPKHINIVLLSATVPNTVEFADWIGRTKQKKIRVTSTNKRPVPLEHCLFYSGEVYKVCEKDIFLAQGFRDAKDAFKMKNANKFGAKPGTKSGTPAVRAGTQGRNPDTSSKGRDQKHPKHHQTNSGAAAIQQSTSGSRRSESSFWMPLINNLLKKSLVPVVIFCFSKNRCDRSADSMFGADLTSSSDKSEIRVFCDKAFSRLKGSDRNLPQVVGIQSLLRRGIGVHHAGLLPIVKEVVEMLFCRGVIKVLFSTETFAMGVNAPARTVVFDTLRKFDGKEHRRLLPGEYIQMAGRAGRRGLDTIGTVIMMCRDEIPEESDLKNLLVGKPTRLESQFRLTYTMILHLLRVEELKVEDMLKRSFAEFHAQKDLPQKEKLLLQMLRQPTKTIECIKGEPSIEEYYDMFLEAEEHREFVTEAIMQLHTTQQFLAPGRLVVVKAKSDDDHLLGVIVKNPSATLKQYVVLVLTGDCTSSALAPNLSSQNEKGPGDSQGYFIIPPKGKRGMDDDFFSSSRTRKSSGVINIKLPYTGDASGMGFEVRAVENKEIISICTSKIKIDQVGLLEDISKTAYAKTVQMLIKEQTDGKYPPALDAIKDLKMKDMDQVKRYHAHNNLLEQMSKNKCHGCIKLKEHKSMMKDQKVHKDELDQLKYQMSDEALQQMPQFQGRIDVLKEIHYIDSDLVVQLKGRVACEMNSGEELISTECLFENQLDELEPEEAVAIMSAFVFQQRNASEPSLTPKLADAKKRLYDTAINLGQLQKRHEVPVDPEEYARDNLKFGLVEVVYEWAKGTPFADICELTDVSEGLIVRTIVRLDETCREFRNAASIMGNSALYKKMEIASNAIKRDIVFAASLYVTGI